The sequence below is a genomic window from Pseudomonadota bacterium.
CGATGGAACGCCTTGGCCTGCTTGCGCGCCGCGCGCATCTGCTCGTAGAGCGAGCGATACCGGTCGAGATCCCCGATCTGATCGGGGCAGAGCGGACCCTGAAGGCGATTGATCTCACGATCGAGCGCGACGATGTCGTCGTCGAAGCTCCCCGAGGCGCGCACGGCCAGGAACTGGCCAAACGACTTCTCGAGCAGGCCCCGGCACTCATCGATGCCGTGTCGCTGGAGCAGGTTGAGCACCATGCCGTAGCTGGGGGTGAACTGACTGACCAGCGGATCAGCCTGCGCCCGCCCGAGACGAGCGGCCTCCTCGACGGTCTCCCGCGGATGATTGAGGACCACCACGTTCCCCACCTCATCCATGCCGCGTCGACCAGCGCGACCCGACATCTGGAGGAACTCACTTGCCGTGAGGGTGCGATGCCCCTCATCGGCGCGCTTGCCGATGGCCGAGATGACCGTGGTGCGCGCGGGCATGTTGATGCCTGCCGCAAGGGTCTCTGTGGCGAACACCACCTTCACGAGTCCGCGGTTGAAGAGGCGCTCGACCAGGTTCTTCCAGGAGGGGAGGAGGCCCGCGTGATGGGCCGCAACCCCGCTGTAGAGGGCGGGCAGGTGAGGGTGTGAGGCGAGAGCCGGGTTGCGCTCCACGGCTTCGTCGATGGCGTCGTGCAGCTCGGCCTCCTCGGCGGCCGAGAGGTGGAGCGTCTTGCTCGCGTACTGGAGGTTCTCCTCACAGCCCTTGCGCGAGAAGACGAAGTAGATGGCCGGCAGCATGCTGCGCTTGTCGAGGGCTTTGCACACGTCGGCGCCACGCGGACGCTCTGGGAGATGGTCGCGGCGCCGACGGTCTCCCTGCAGGCGGGGACCGCCGCCCCGCTGGGCGGAGCGCGCCGCCTGCGTCTTGTGCCGCAGCGCTGGGTTGAGCGACCCATCGGTGTTCAGCAGGCGGTACATCTGGTCTTCATACCAGTACCAGAAGCGCAGCGGAACGGGCCGATGCGATGTCACCCAGAGGTCTGTGGGGCCGTGGACCGCGGTCATCCAGTCACGCAGCTCCTCGGCGTTGGCGATGGTGGCGGAGAGCGCCACCAGCT
It includes:
- a CDS encoding DEAD/DEAH box helicase — encoded protein: MQAESLRLERLFPFPLDDFQKQAIRSLEQGRNVVVCAPTGAGKTVVAEYATHRALAHGHRCFYTTPLKALSNQKFFDFRDRLGSDQVGLLTGDVSVQRDASLVVMTTEVYRNMLYGTTLGEVTRNLRDVRYVVLDECHFMNDVERGTVWEESVIYSPPPVQLVALSATIANAEELRDWMTAVHGPTDLWVTSHRPVPLRFWYWYEDQMYRLLNTDGSLNPALRHKTQAARSAQRGGGPRLQGDRRRRDHLPERPRGADVCKALDKRSMLPAIYFVFSRKGCEENLQYASKTLHLSAAEEAELHDAIDEAVERNPALASHPHLPALYSGVAAHHAGLLPSWKNLVERLFNRGLVKVVFATETLAAGINMPARTTVISAIGKRADEGHRTLTASEFLQMSGRAGRRGMDEVGNVVVLNHPRETVEEAARLGRAQADPLVSQFTPSYGMVLNLLQRHGIDECRGLLEKSFGQFLAVRASGSFDDDIVALDREINRLQGPLCPDQIGDLDRYRSLYEQMRAARKQAKAFHR